Proteins encoded in a region of the Calonectris borealis unplaced genomic scaffold, bCalBor7.hap1.2 HAP1_SCAFFOLD_66, whole genome shotgun sequence genome:
- the LOC142076590 gene encoding olfactory receptor 14A16-like, protein MSNGSSITQFLLLAFADTRELQLLHFWLFLGIYLAALLGNGLIITAIACDHHLHTPMYFFLLNLSVLDLGCISTTVPKSMANSLWDTRAISYSGCFAQVFWFLFLVVAEYCVLTVMAYDRYVAICKPLHYGTLMGSRACVHMAAAAWGTAFLNSLLHTANTFSLPLCKGNAVDQFFCEIPPLLKLSCSHSYLREVGLLVVSGFLFWGCFVFIVLSYMQIFRAVLRIPSEQGQHKAFSTCLPHLAVVSLFVSTGMFAYLKPPSISSPSLDLVMAVLYSVLPPTVNPLIYSVRNQELKDALRKLIRCFSTASNCVPSSANDSQRMS, encoded by the coding sequence atgtccaacggcagctccatcacccagttcctcctcctggccttcgcagacacgcgggagctgcagctcttgcacttctggctcttcctgggcatctacctggctgccctgctgggcaacggcctcatcatcaccgccatagcctgcgaccaccatctccacacccccatgtacttcttcctcctcaacctctctgtccttgacctgggctgcatctccaccactgttcccaaatccatggccaattccctgtgggacaccagggccatctcctactcgggATGTTTTGctcaagtcttttggtttctctttttagttgtagcaGAGTATTGTGTTCTGactgtcatggcctatgaccgctatgttgccatctgcaaacctctGCATTATGGGACCctgatgggcagcagagcttgtgtccacatggcagcagctgcctggggcactgcttttctcaattctctccttcacactgccaatacattttcactacccctctgcaagggcaatgctgtggaccagttcttctgtgaaatccccccactcctcaagctctcctgctcacactcctacctcagggaagttgggcttcttgtggttagtggttttcttttttggggatgttttgttttcattgtgctgtcctatatgcagatcttcagggctgtgctgaggatcccctctgagcaggggcagcacaaagccttttccacgtgcctccctcacctggccgtggtctccctgtttgtcagcactggcatgtttgcctacctgaagcccccctccatctcctccccatccctggatctggtgatGGCAGTTCTGTACTCGGTTCTGCCTCCAACAGTGAACCCGCTCATCTATAGCGTCAGGAatcaggagctcaaggatgccctgaggaaactGATTAGATGTTTTTCAACAGCCAGCAACTGTGTCCCTTCCTCTGCAAATGACTCCCAGCGTATGTCGTGA